The DNA sequence GCTTTGGCACCTTCGCCCGTTGCTACGTTACCCGCAATAACCTGTAGTTTTGGAAACTGCTCCTTGATACCCCGAACGGCGTCGAGCACCCCTTTCGAATGTCCGTGTGCCGTATCGACGCTGATCACATCGACACCCGCTTTCACCAGCGCTTCAATGCGCCGGTTGAGGTCAGGCGTAACGCCTACGGCGGCTCCTACGCGCAACCGGCCCAGCTCGTCTTTGCAGGCGTTGGGGTGGCTCTTTTTCTTCAGAATATCTTTGTAGGTGATCAGACCAACGAGTTGGTAATCATCGTTCACGATAGGCAGCTTCTCAATGCGGTACTGTTGCAGGATGCTCTCCGCTTCTTCGAGGGTCAATCCTTCCCGCGCCGTAATCAGGTTGTTGCGGGTCATGATGTCCGTGACGGGCTGCGCGAGGTTACTCTGGAAACGCAGGTCACGGTTGGTCAGGATACCAACGAGTTTATTGTTGTCGTCAACGACCGGAATACCCCCGATCTTGAACTCCCGCATGATCTTCAGCGCGTCGGCCAGGGTTGCCGTTTCGAGCAGCGTGATGGGGTCGATGATCATGCCGCTTTCCGACCGCTTTACCTTGCGGACTTCGTCGGCCTGGGCCTCAACGCTCATGTTCTTGTGGATAATGCCGATGCCGCCTTCCTGCGCCATTGCAATAGCCAGTGACGATTCCGTAACCGTGTCCATAGCCGCCGAAATGAGCGGAATGTTCAGTTTGATCGTCCGGGTAAGTTGGGTGACCGTCGTCGTGTCGCGGGGAAGGACCTCCGAGTAGGCAGGTAAAAGCAGTACGTCGTCGTAGGTGAGAGCCTCGTAGAGAAACTTGCTGGTATCTAAGCTCATGGCAAATAAACAGGGGATGTTATTTGCCGGACAAAACTAGCACTTTTATTTCAGTATTATGACAATTCGCCCGCAAATACGCCTACAATCACATAAGTACTTTGAATAATACGCTTTCAGATCAGTTTAATGCTGATGGATTTGCCACCGTCGCCAACGCTGAACTGGCAATCGCTGAACTTGGGAGCCGACATGACAGGTTTGAAATTATTACTGAATCCGTAGGGTTCCTTAGGAATACCAAACATCCGTGTATCCATTTTGCCGTTGTCGTTCTCATCGTGATACACCGCAATTGCGTAATCGCCCGGTTCTACCGAAAAGGTAGTGTGGAGGCTTTTGCTGCCTACATACAGTTTTTTCCCTTCCAGGGGTTTCCCTTCGGGAAAATCTTTGCCAGGGGTGAACAGCGCGATATAGACAGTACCCTTCACAACCCGAACATTCTGAATGTCAACCCGGAGGTTGGTTTTGCCATTGGGAGTCGAAGGAGTGGGAGGAGAAAGGAACAGGTTGAGGAGCGAGAGCAAAATGAGCATAGATTGGGTGTTTTTGTAAAAACGGATTTATCTTGCAATTATGATAGCCCAGCCGCCACCCCCTCAAAAACGATGGATCACCAAAC is a window from the Spirosoma rigui genome containing:
- a CDS encoding DUF2141 domain-containing protein — translated: MLILLSLLNLFLSPPTPSTPNGKTNLRVDIQNVRVVKGTVYIALFTPGKDFPEGKPLEGKKLYVGSKSLHTTFSVEPGDYAIAVYHDENDNGKMDTRMFGIPKEPYGFSNNFKPVMSAPKFSDCQFSVGDGGKSISIKLI
- the guaB gene encoding IMP dehydrogenase; the protein is MSLDTSKFLYEALTYDDVLLLPAYSEVLPRDTTTVTQLTRTIKLNIPLISAAMDTVTESSLAIAMAQEGGIGIIHKNMSVEAQADEVRKVKRSESGMIIDPITLLETATLADALKIMREFKIGGIPVVDDNNKLVGILTNRDLRFQSNLAQPVTDIMTRNNLITAREGLTLEEAESILQQYRIEKLPIVNDDYQLVGLITYKDILKKKSHPNACKDELGRLRVGAAVGVTPDLNRRIEALVKAGVDVISVDTAHGHSKGVLDAVRGIKEQFPKLQVIAGNVATGEGAKALADAGADAVKVGVGPGSICTTRIIAGIGMPQLTAVYESSKALQGTGVPVIADGGIRFSGDITKALAGGASTVMIGSLLAGTEEAPGEVVLYEGRRFKTYRGMGSVEAMEDGSKDRYFQDAEDDIKKLVPEGIVGRVPIKGRVSEIVYQMVGGLKAGMGYCGSIDIPTLQQAKFVKITSAGVRESHPHDIQIQKEAPNYSAR